ttatttcgcCATTTATTGTTACATGTGAAGTAATATGTAATCACTCGCTTcgttattttatgaaatcgaCGAATTTTTACTTCAAAATCGGTCCATATTCAAACCGATTTTGACTTATTAGACAGATCAAGGACTTCACTTTTTTATGGTCTACGACTTCAGTTTTTAGGCGAagtaaaaacatttatttttactTCACATGTGTCTACTTCGATAATTACATGTTTACTTCATTTAATTTCTAAAGTATATAACCAAATTTCTACTAGTTTAATGAGATGTCATACTGAAATGTGAAATCATTATATTCAATTAAGTGTCATACAATACTGTAAAAACTAACGAGGGGTCGTATTACAATTTgaatcataaaattttaaaaaataaattttatttttatttttttgttttatatgtTTGTTATTCTACAATTCTCTGCACTGTTTTATATATGTTTAGAGTCCATTGAGTTTtctatattttcaaatttgagtCTTACtctgttatttttgtttttgttttttcggCAATATATATCTCTTTTCTGATGTCGAGCTGATGCGATATCATTGCAATTTTGATGTGATGCTAATATGTATAATGTCACAACGTCGCTCAAACTTgataaaaagaattaaaattACTAAAAGCTCAAAGATACAGAACTAATATTGAAACTTGAAGATATATAAGATTAAAATCGTATAATGATAATTATAAAGGACAAAAAAATAATGTTtccttaaaaataatcataatcatGACACCATTTTGTCTCAATCATAGAGTTTTTAAAATAGTATAAAGAATGTACATTAAAAAGACATTCTATTTAGTTGTATGAAAAAATGAAGAATTTTCACCactcatatattttattatcaaataaatatataaaattatcatttttgtCCGAAAAATTGTTAAGATTGGGAGTTAGATTTAAGTCAACTCCAAAAAAATCAACTCCAAAAACTAGCTCAATAAAGAAATGATTGTCCAAATCCATATATATTACTCTCAATAACTTAATCTAACCGATGTGAGAAATTTAACACATCACTTACGTCAATGAATGAACAAGTTTAAAAAACATTATTGGACGAACACTTAATAGATAAGTTTGGACTCTTATACCATAATAAAATTGAATATAAGTTAATACCAAAAGTAAAAAACTAATTTAAGATGGAAGATTGTCAAATTCTGTATATTCAATTCTCAAATTATATTAAATGACAAATTATGtttgatatattttcttttacaaaaaatatattttcaccccaatattataattatgaatttcaatattttttcttaACAATTTGCCTCCCTAAATGAAAAAAACTCCAGGTGTACTGGGGGAACCAGATTCCCAAGCTCGCTGAATCGCTGGAAATATGGGACCCAATGTCCTCCTTGGTACACGACGACAGAACCTTGGACccccaatttattataattttacaCATAAATCGCATGCACGCCTCCAATttgagatattattcttatccAACtccaaatatttatttcaaattttttctcTTTTGAACATCAACAAAAACTATTTTACTGATGAAAAGATTAAAAATAacgtaataaaaaaaaataacgtTTCACACCAATATTTCTATATCCATAcccgataataataataaataaatatacgaAATATGGAGAAGGCTAGGTTTAAGCAAATGACTTTTTCTTAACTATATTAGAAACCTAAATTCattccaaataaaataatttataaaaaaaaatataatcaccAACAAATGGTCATCATCTTTGGTACttttttttgataaatttattACAGATTGATTAGGCAGTCATTAAATAGACTGAGCCTATGAATCCCAtattttaatcaattaaatCCAGGCTCAATGCACACATAATTGCTTTGGGCTCGGTCCGGACCAGCCCTATCCAATGTAAAGTCCACACACCCAACCCGAAGCTGGTAAAAATTATTAAGTGTGCAAATTTATACACAGATACCATGTTACATCTTACAGGAACTCGTTCGTCGATACTGCTTCGATTGTCGAACAAAACGAGCATTCGAGTCGTACACAAGTTTGCACATTCCCCCCTCCTTAAGCTTAGCCGTCACACGTAAAATCATTCACCTCGTAAGATAATAAATGACGAGGAAAATTACCACAAAAGATGCCACGAGTGTGAACATACTCCGGCTTGATTTCTTCTCAAACACCTACGCACAGTGGAACATTCACGAGCAACTATTTAAACTTCGGGCAGAAAGGGGAAGGTTATGTTGAAGAGGTAGAGGTAAAATACCATCTTAAATTTATCCATGGTCCCGGATAGAACTCCTCTTGAGGTATCCATGTCGTTACCCTGAATCAAAAGTTAAAAGTTAGGAACAGCAAATAATCAGACGCTTTCATTATGAAGTAAAATTCAAGTTGTGGGATCGGTGTAAGAACAACCATACACATACCATTCTGTCAAGCATACGGTTTTGACCCTCGACTTCTTCGTTGATATCACCTGACAGCTGTTCATGTAATTCACTGTTAGTACTAGTAATAAGTACAAGTACCAACCATTTAATAAAACAGGTTGAAGAAATTCATGACATGCACTAAAATATAATCAAACATTTGACGAAATAATGACTTCATATGAACATATTAAAACCTATTTATCCAAGATAACTCTTGCTGTTTTAATCAAATGCTGCACAGACATCTGTGGCAAATTATTCCTTTCCTTTTATTCTCTATGTCGATCATTGGAGAATTCAATTAAATGCTTCAAAGCTTTCCGttacaaatattttctttttaaattttatctcctCAATAATTTAGTTTCTGCTTCAAGATGAGAGAGAATTCGTGATTGAGAGGATACAAGTAGAAGCTGCTTGAATCTGACAAAAAAAGCAACACTGCAAAAAAGTTTTGCTTGAgctgtcatccatgaaaattcaCTTGGGCACAACTACATGTTTTTGGAAACACAATCAGAATGCCCCAGAAACAATATTACAAATTAGCTGGTGTAACTTCTATCTATGATAGTCAAACTTCTATGCAAACATATAGCCAGTGGCTTATCATTGTAAGAGGAGTAACCCTAACTTCATGTACATAAATGCGTATTCTCGTATTACCATTTGCTAAATTCTTGAGTGCTGCGGACCTTAAAGTAAAACTCATTCAAATCAAAGGAACAATTGCAGTACAACAAAGAATCAACTTACCCTtttcagcatagaaacatgatcTTGCAGTCCATTAATCGCTCTATCATTCTCTTGCTCATCAATTTCGTGAGAGTAAGAGGATGAAGCCCTTATGCCTCCTTCCTCAATACCATCAAAAAGAGCAGCTCTGGTATTCCGATCCCTGAActcaaaacaattttttttgttcCCGATTGTTAAAATGAGTATATCATCAAGAAATTACTTCCTTAAAACTTTAAAGAGAAAGAAGTGGATGACAAAGATAAGAAGGTTGAAAGGAAAATGTAACTTTTCTGACAGTCAACCACGAAAATGAAAACAATCTAAATTTGCAATTTCTAAATGATAATCAAAATCATATTTGTCAAGTAAACTTAGTTAAGATGTGAATCTGTTGAGGTTAAATTTTAAAGTAAAGCATGTTTCCACTTCCACGAATGGAGAAAGAGAATCAGcaataaaaaaattggaaatCAAGTAAGCACTGTGAGACAAACTGGTGGCAAACACTAGGTCATGATGGATACTCTACCGATGGTAGTCATGATGTTCTACAagcaattatttgattttattaaagGGGGAAACTCAATTCAATAGCTTACATCACCGCAGTTGTAatatcaacattcaaatatctAACAGTGTATACTGTGGGAACATATGCAGTAGCTATATTTAATCATATCTACCGGCAACAATATATAGATAGACATTTACCGCAGGTCGCCTATAGGTGAGTTACAGTGGCACATTCCTAGAGGAAATAGCTACACGGAACCTATGATAATTATGCTGTGAGCTGCTATGGAATAACAGTATACAAGCAGGTGCTTTTGTATCAATTTGATTGTCCAACGTCTGTCGTTTCCTTGCTAATTCTGAAAGCTGATAAGAAACTGTAGGACTACTAATTGTTCCACTAGTAAGAATCACTTTACTGAATGGAATTTATGTAGCTTAGCTGCACTACTATATTAAATGCACTTATTCTCCCTAAACATTCATAACTCATATAAAAagaaacaaatatatatttacaGGATTAAAATAATAGTTACTTCGAGCTATTTGAGAATATCAATCCGAAAGCGACCCAACTCGTGAAAAATTATTGCATTTTATGCCAAAAGTATTACATTTAAGGTAGATTCAGGTCGGGTCGACCCATATAATTCATAAAAACCTTAAAGACGGTCACACAAGAGAGCTATCCAATATTTTGACATCTTacaaattcttaaatttttttaccaaCACTGTCTCCATGCCCTTCAGACCAGCTAATCTCAGCCAAAGGCCCTCTTAATAACAAAGAGACCAGCTTCTGTGAGGGCTTAACACTTTACATCCTACAGTGTCAACAGTCAACCCTTCAAATCAaacaaaacttaataaaaaaaaaccacATGCAAGGCTCTTACTTCCGCAAACATCAATTCATATCAGTACTGTTTTCCGCCCAGTTTAACAATTAGGAAGAAGCATACAAGCGCAGAAAAAACGCAACTAAAGAACAGATATCTGGAAAAAACACATCTGAAAGACCTTCTTGAATTCATAATTTCTGAAATTGAAATATCTGGAGGAGGCTATCTCAACGAAAAATATAAGCGCAGCTCGGAACCGTGTCCTGATATACAATGTAAAGGCATAAGACAAAAAATTACATTAGTTTTAAATCGCAGTCGACCGATAACATAGGAAATCGGAATTCAATGATTTCTTCAGTGAATAAACTGAATCAAGAAACACCCAACAAAGGGTTTAGTAAGCACAGTAGCAATCCGACTTACAATTTGGATATGAAGAAAAGAAACGACTAGAGTTAGGTTTACCTTGATCagaaaattgagaaaatgaaatcCGACTATGGACCGTTTGTTTTTTAGGTGAAcggtaaattattatttttttaaatacgtAGATTAAAATTGCCGGTTTTAGTGGGCCTTGTAAAAAGGAAATTTCTTAGGCCCATTGAGCAAAATATGGACTTGTTTGGCCTGCATCTCAACTGCGGGTGACCCAAATGTTTGTTATTTCGGAACCGCTTGACGCTTGCTAAAGATAATGATATTTGactaatatatttaaataagataATGAATATACGATattaatattttgtaaaatttgagtaaataattaagtaaaataaaaaataaataataatcaatCAATATTATATTCTTGACAGCgaacaacaataaaatatactttgatatttatgataataaaaagattcaattaattttataaataatctgtaaaaatgtgattttcaaaatagaattttatagagttttaaaaagttaaatatattaaatattgattatatactttattaagatttatttttataacaaGATTTTATAgcttataaaattttaaataataaattatttaaaataaattattatttaatgagAGAAACCAGGTCACCCTGATTCCCATTATAACAAACTGACTCATTTTCCGTCTGCAAAATCTAACCATAATGCCGATCAAATGGTAACTAGGGGGGAAAAACCCTAATTCCCTTTCTGATTCTCGAATGTTTCCTTTAGCTTGAATTCAATTTGTAAGTTGTGTGTGACTGATAGTTTGTGCAGGATTTTGCACTGGCAGCCAAACGCCGGCGCAACTGTCAACACCCAAATCCACTCTGAACTGTCTCAGTGCGCTGAAAGCTTGAATGGAGTCAAAGAAGGTCGATGGAAAGCCACTCTCAGCTTCTACAGGGCCATGGGCAGAGGTAGGACATCAATGAACGTGATTTTTGTGAGAATCTTGAATGCTGCCGTTTTGGATAAATGTTTCCTAACATTAGTTTAAATccgtttattattattttttttgaatctTTGATCTTCTTGTGTTTCCGTGTCTTGTTTGATTTTCAGAACAGTCGAACCCGAACGAATTTCCACGTGATTTTCTGGGAATTTCCCTTGTGGAGCAGCCGAGTAAATATTACTTAGTAATTAGAGGGCAGCGGCTTGTGGTAGAGGCAGAATCGAGCATTCAGATGATTATGGAGAAACTTCAATCTTATAAAATGCGAGTTGCCCTTAATTTTGAGGttcgtgttttttttttaatgtatatatgctgattgttttttgttttgggtatcattatttattgttttttgtttcaatttttttatttgttgaatGTTTGAAAAGCCTAGAATTTAAATTTGCTGGTGCTTGATATCAAATGTTCACTGgaaaattcatttaattcagGGGAACCAGTATCAACTTGGGGACTTCAGGTTGCGTGTGGGGAAAGTGGTTCTTGCGCACTCTGAAGGTTTGAGGGGAATAGTAATGGAGGTACTGGGATCCTTTATGACTTTATGTTCTATAACTTTCAAAATCAATA
The sequence above is a segment of the Primulina tabacum isolate GXHZ01 chromosome 6, ASM2559414v2, whole genome shotgun sequence genome. Coding sequences within it:
- the LOC142548436 gene encoding bet1-like SNARE 1-1 → MNSRRDRNTRAALFDGIEEGGIRASSSYSHEIDEQENDRAINGLQDHVSMLKRLSGDINEEVEGQNRMLDRMGNDMDTSRGVLSGTMDKFKMVFEKKSSRSMFTLVASFVVIFLVIYYLTR
- the LOC142548437 gene encoding mediator of RNA polymerase II transcription subunit 20a-like, which produces MPIKWILHWQPNAGATVNTQIHSELSQCAESLNGVKEGRWKATLSFYRAMGREQSNPNEFPRDFLGISLVEQPSKYYLVIRGQRLVVEAESSIQMIMEKLQSYKMRVALNFEGNQYQLGDFRLRVGKVVLAHSEGLRGIVMEMEYLPISSWEKSHQIMSEFFDLWQEALSKSSLPGHFVHTEPSFSEFGLSDQYTSQHTAVQYATIMAQMISTAQSVPRN